The Chitinophagales bacterium genome includes a region encoding these proteins:
- a CDS encoding LamG domain-containing protein: protein MAAMKKLTFCIFPLLLFSCQKEEINTYDVVTGLVASVPLDGSGYEEVNGLNGTNVKAVPVNNRHGEAGKAMFFNSNDSSFIDFGDIASLSFTNNQFTICCWVNVSDSTKPISILSKRGETGPWEFSLDNHFSHKVFTLDNWVEGGSTTVYGTDPLNAAVGIRTGVWSHLAFVADGITLQAYQDGILQAGSDSIRSGSFFSNTVAHFIIGNGGGYGKNYFFNGCIDDVLIYNRPLDKESIQYLSLK, encoded by the coding sequence ATGGCTGCGATGAAGAAATTAACATTCTGCATTTTTCCACTGCTTCTTTTTTCCTGCCAAAAGGAAGAGATCAATACTTATGATGTGGTGACCGGCCTTGTCGCATCTGTTCCATTAGATGGTTCAGGATACGAAGAAGTGAATGGGCTGAATGGTACAAATGTAAAGGCCGTTCCGGTTAATAACCGTCATGGCGAAGCCGGCAAAGCCATGTTCTTTAACAGCAATGATTCATCCTTCATTGATTTTGGTGACATAGCATCACTATCATTTACCAATAATCAGTTTACCATCTGTTGCTGGGTGAATGTGTCTGATAGCACAAAACCAATAAGTATTCTCAGCAAACGCGGTGAAACAGGTCCATGGGAATTCAGCCTCGATAATCATTTCAGCCATAAGGTGTTCACCCTGGATAACTGGGTGGAAGGCGGCAGCACAACTGTTTATGGAACGGATCCTTTAAATGCCGCTGTAGGTATCCGAACCGGAGTATGGTCGCATCTTGCCTTTGTGGCGGATGGTATCACCTTGCAAGCATATCAGGACGGAATCTTACAGGCCGGATCAGATTCAATCAGGAGCGGATCATTCTTCAGTAACACAGTTGCCCATTTCATCATAGGCAATGGCGGCGGCTATGGCAAAAATTATTTTTTCAATGGCTGCATTGACGATGTGCTGATCTACAACCGGCCGCTGGACAAGGAAAGCATTCAATATCTGTCGTTGAAGTAA